Part of the Pyricularia oryzae 70-15 chromosome 3, whole genome shotgun sequence genome, CACATCATCTCGATCCTCGGCGAGGAAGAGCTTGAACAGCACATGGAGCTTGTCAACGATGGCGCGGATACCGGACCAGAGTTTAACGACATACGCGAGGCCTCTTTGGTAGCGTTGGATTCCTTTCTTGCGTCTTGTCCTGTGGAGATGCGGGCGTTCACGGACGAAACCATCAGTTCTTCACTTCGGTACTTGAAGTACGACCCGAACTACTCAAATGACATTGGAGATGACGACGAGATGGACGAAGACGAGGATGATGCCATGGATGGattcgacgatgacgacgagttcGATACCGGTGACGGtttcgacgatgacgatgacgcgAGCTGGAAAGTCCGACGCTGCGCTGCCAAGGTCATACACACTCTTATCGCCACTAGAAGCAATGGAGATCTCCTGGACAGCGGTGTTCTCTACAATGCTGCAGCATCCCTTGTGAAACGGTTTGATGAGCGTGAGGAGACCGTGAGACTCGAGATCATCGCGGCACTTTCATTGCTGGTACGCAAGACTGGCGAAGGTCACATCCCCGAGTTCTCGCTCGATAGCTCGCAAGTAGACTATCTCAGCCAATTACCGCCGAGTCGCAAGCGAAGGCGGCAGAGCAGCGGTGGAGGTGCCGCAGCTATCGGGCTGGCTACAGACTCGCGCCTGGCAGGCACCGGACTAACCTCGCCGGTTCTCGAGAAGGTTCCGGCGTCAGGTCCTCGCGCTGACCTGGCCAAGATGACGCCTGCAGTTGTGAAAGCAGGCACTAAGCTCCTCAAGGGCAAACTGTTGTCTACCAAGCAAGCTGTGATCAATCTATTTGATGACATTGTGAAGGTTCAGAGCGGTGGTCTATCTGGATATCTCGATCAGATTATGGATCCCACTATCGAGGCGATGAAACCAACAACTACTTCAGCAACTTCAGCTGGTCTTCTGTCATCTGGAGGGAGCGCATCAGCCACACCTGTAACTCTGCGTGTTGCAGCCCTACGGTTGATGAGTGATGTGGCAAAGACTCACTCATCGCAGCTGCTACAGCCCCATTTGAGTAAGGTTGTTGTCTGTGTCGTAGCTGTGGTGAAGGACCGATTCTACAAGATTTCAGCTGAAGCGATACAAACCGTGGAGGAGATCGTTAAGGCCATTACACCTCCACGCGCCCGGAAATCTTCCGGGAAGTTCAAGGACGATCTTCACAAGCTCTACGAGGTGATCATTGACCGCCTGGTAGCCAACGACGCAGACACTGAGGTTAGGCAAAAGGCCATACACGCACTAGGAACTCTTTTGGCACGAACATCGTCAGGCGAAGGGGCAGATTTGCTGCCTGCTGCCGAACGCACCAAGGCCCTGGGTTATCTCTTGGAGCGTCTGCGAAACGAGACCACACGACTGTCCGCCGTAAGGGCTGTTGATAACGTTGCCGCCTCGGCATCTGGGGATGTACAGTTTGAGGCTCAGTGGACCCAAGAGGTCGTTGTTGAGCTGGCTGCTCAGTTGCGCAAGTCTAACCGGGCTCTCAGGGGCGCAAGTGTACAGGCTTTGAGCCACTTGACGCACTCTCCATCGGTTCGTGCACATCTCGGTGACCAGACCGTGTCTGCTTTAATTGCAGATCTGCAGCCGGTTATTCTTAACAACGATGCCCACCTACTTAGCCCTGCACTTCACGTCATGGCCGATCTGGTGGAGAAGAACCCCAAGCTTGCCGTCAACAGTCAAACAATCGCTGTGATTTGCGAACTCCTCCGTACTCCCACTGCTGCTTCCGTTCTAGAGCCGCTCCTCACACTGGTGACACGGGTTGGTCAGAGCGGTATTGGTGGCCCATTGATGGCCGGCCTTCTCAAGGATGTTGGCATTGGAGGCGACCCTGTCGTAGTCGGAAAGGTCATCGGAAACCTTTTGGTTTCCAGTGGAGATTCCGCAGGGGTTACGCTGGACAGCTTCATTGCAGAAGCTCGGAATTCAAGCAGCGACCAGGCCCGCGCAAGTCTTGCCCTTGCAGTACTCGGAGAAGCTGGCTTGCGCCTGGGTGCCAAATCACCCATGACCCCGGACATCTTTCTTCAACAGTTCGGAACGGATTTCGACAAGGTCTCCATCTCTGCTGCAGTTGCGCTTGGACGTGCCGGCGCGGGCAATGTTGAACAGTATCTTCCAGTCATTCTTGAGGGCATAGGACAGTCTGGCAGTAGACAGTATCTGCTTCTCCAATCAGTCAAGGAAATCCTGCAGCAAGTCTCATCGTCGGAGATGGACATTGCGGGCTATCTCCCTCAGATATGGACCCATCTACTCAACGCATCGGAATCTGAGGACAACAAGGCCATCGTTGCAGAATGTATCGGCCgcctcgtcatcatcgcACCACAGACATTCGTGCCGAAGCTCCAGGTAAGCTAACGTTCCATCTAATTCGTTGCATGGTCTCGGCCAAATAACTAACGAGATATGTGTGTACGTACAGAGCCTCCTACAGGATTCTTCACAGCAATTGAGGGCGATTTCTATTCAAGGTCTCCGCTACACGTTGCCGGAGTCCAACGATGCATTTGATGCCATAATAAAGGAGCAGTTGGTTCCGATATTGATCACGGTCCTGCAAGACAAGGAATTGGAAATCCGTCGCTTGGCTATGACTGCACTGAACTCTGCCGCACACAACAAGCCTGATCTAATCTTGGGCCAGCTTAGCCAGCTGCTGCCGCATGTTATGAAGGAATCGATGAAGAACCAAAGCCTCATTCGTGAGGTTCAGATGGGCCCCTTCAAGCATACAGTTGATGACGGTCTTGAGGTCCGCAAGGTAAGAAACTAGAATGCTTATTCCATCACTTGTCGAATCACATTTAACTGACTCGGCCTGCAGAGTGCATATGAAACCCTGTATGCTCTGATGGAGACTGCATTCTCCCGACTAGATATCATTCAGCTTTACGACCGTATCATTGATGGACTCCGTGACGACACTGATATTCGCGGCCTCTGCAATCTGATGCTTTCGAAGCTGGTGTACCTGGCGCCTGAGGAGACCACTCGACGACTGGACGCCATTGCTGCTGCCTTCCGCGGTACTTTGTCTACCAAGCTCAAAGAAAACGCAGTCAAGCAAGAGATTGAGAAACAAAATGAGGCAAACAGGAGCGTTCTCCGTGTGAGCCTGCTGCTCAACGAGAAGCTCTTGGGTAGTTTGGCCGCTTCGGGAAGCGGGTCGAGCACAGCAGGCGGTCCTACGCCCGTCGGATTTAGCCCGGTATGGAACTCATATTGGGATACAATTAACAAGGACCACAAAGTAGCTCTCAAGGAGTTGCGTGAAGAAAACATGGCTATGAGGGATACAGGTGCATCTGTCCGTTAGTATCCGGACAATGCTACCTCAAAACTGCCAAATATGCTAGCCAATGTGACGATTGGCGCGACGGGAATACCTGCGACTGCAGTTTCTGAGAAAGGCAAAAAGCGCGACTGGCAAGGGCGATTTGTGATTTGAACATAACAAGACGATGAAGATGACCCGACGTCTAGTAACAGTCTTGGGAAGTTGGGCAGTATTCGCATGGAGTAAATAGCCAGAGTATCTAGGACAGTCACGACATGGCTAGCGGTATTCGCATCGTTAATTCAAGTAACATAGCTTGAGCCTTTATGGTGTCTAATATGTCTCCTGTGCTTGTTTGGTTTGATTCTTGGAGCAGAAAGGCGTTCTTTTCAAGTTTCGTTTTGGAGACAGCAGATATTTCCAGAGCCATTTGAGCGTTGGTGGAAACATAAGAGTATACAAATAACTGGGAGAATGCCGGCTGCATGAATTTATATCGGATTCATACCATTGGGTCTCGGCAAGGTAAGATCCAGAAACGAACCAAGACTTCGAATAGGTGTGATGGATCGCAGTTGCCACGTATGCTTGGAGGGAACGGCAGATGAGCTGCTCTTGGTTTTGGCACCATAACAAATGGCCCATATCCCTCGTAGTTCTTCCCTAACGATGAGACCCTGCTTACAGCTTGATGGCGATCTTTTCAGGTTGGATTTGGGTAGGGTGATGGGAAAATATATTGGGCCATTCTATTGAGCGTGCAATCAAAACCAAGGGACAAAAGGGCCAGCCTTTGTAGAATTATGATCCTCATAGATTAGCATGCCCTTTTTTCGATGCGAGAAAATTCGCATGAGGTTGGCGGGGATTGAACACAGGTCGGGAAAAAGGGGTCATCATCAGGCTAGGCAAAGTGGATCATATAAACTGTCGTGTGATAGAAAAGGCCAAAAGGTCCACGTTCTGAGAGACTGGGGTTATTTCCTCCGTCAAGTTTCGTCAATACAATACACGAACCCTTAAATATTATTGCTACCTTGGTATTGCTGCTATAGCTACTGCAGCATTCTCCTTAGCCGGTGATCAGTTGGGCAATCAGAGCCAAACGCAACCTGGCTTCATGAAATTGGCCTAGTTGCTGGTCATTTTGGTGGGAGTCATGAGGTATGTCCCGAGTGGAAGCCTTATTTGTCACCGAAAATCGCCGCTTGTGACATACTTGAGGCATCCGCCTCCAGACGAACATCCTCAATAGGCGCCTGCTCAAAGCCGTGTGTGTTGTCGTCACCTTGCATTGGCCACAACCAGCTCGCCACGGCATACGAGAGACCCCCGACCACAAAACTCAGTTCCCAGCCGAGCGCGTAGAGATTCGATGCCGCGAAAGACTTTTCTGTCGTGCCGAAGCTCATGATGAACCCCGGCAGCGGTAGCAGAAATCCAATGAGGAACGATGCGTACGCCCGGAGGTTGAAGCCTCCCGTGTAGTAATACCGCCCCTCCTTGCTCTTGGTGAACAGGTCCGGGATGTGCAGGTTTCCCCGCCGAGAGATGAAGTAGTCGACGATCATGATGGCGACTACGGGGCCTTGGAATATGGAATAGCCGTTGAGGAAGTTGAGAAAGCCCGCGGCAGAGGATACGATCCGCCAGGGTACAATGGCAAAGGCGACGATGAGGCAGAGGAACTGGCCGCGGACAATGTTGAGGTATCGTGGCAGCAGGGCCGTGACGTCGGCGGCGAAGGGGATGAAGTTGCAGGCGATGGACGTGCCGAGGGTGGCAAAGGCGAAGCTCGCGGCAGCGAAGAACACGCCGGCTCGGGCCGAGGGGGTGTACCCCTGGTCGAGAATTCCGTTGAGGAGATCATAGGGGTTCCAGTATGCCTTGCCGTATAGATTGATTACcgctgacttttttttccgagCCAAAACGACTTTTGTTAGTCCGCTACCAAGTCAGGAGACGAAAGGGAAGAAAGACTATATATAGCTCACGGTGCTTATTATCCCAAACGAGGCACAGAGGGTTTGTCCCACGGGCAGAGCTATGATCTGACCCCATGCCTGTGCGCTTCTCGTCTTGGAGTACCTGGCAATGTCCGGTATTGTGACCAAGAGCGCCGAGTTGGCTCCCATGATGGCGTTGAACTGAGAGATGATTGCCCACGCGAAAACCGACGTGGAAGTCCTGGCAGTCTCTGCCTGGGCATCGAGAGCTGTGGACCCGACGCCATTGCCGTTCTTGGTGGCCCATATAACGATGCCCAGACCGGCGGCGGGCACGATGATCGACTTGACGGTGAACAAGTGCTGGATACGAGACGTATGGACGAACAGGAACGGTATGGTGAAGACGAAGGCGAGGAAGAATCCAACCATGGTCTGCGTGGTTATGTGCTGGTCCGCGGGTATCCCATTGGGGATCTGATCCCACGAGGGGAAGATGCACCTGAGGCAGATGGAGATGAATTGGCCCTCAAAGTAGAGCTGCACGCCGCCCCAGATGATGCCCAGGATGGAGCGCAGCACCACGACAAAGAACTGGCCGTAAACGCCAAAGCTGGCCCTCGAAAGTACGGGATAACCGATGTGGTAGCGTGAGGCGGCGAAGCCGTTCAGAACCATGACGGCGGCGGAGAGGAGGTTGGcgaagaagacgacgagcAGAGCATCTCTCACGGTGGCGCCGACGGTGATGAGGGAGGCACCGATGCTCCACGTCGACACGTTCCAGGACTCACTCCACCAGTAGGCAAAGAAGCTCCAAACGGACCATGTTTGTCGGCttggcggcgacggcagGAGGTCCTCGTTCACGAGGATCGAGTCGGAGCTCTCGAGCTTGATTGCATCGTTGAAGGCTCGAGGGGAGCTGAAGGCCGTCTTGAGACGTTGCAAACGCGTTTGGGGCGGAGATTCCATTCTTCTACATTTGATGTTGTTGCTTTACAACCATCATGTGAGATCAAAGGAATTACAGCATGTGAAGCTAGATGGTGAGAGTGGCCCAGATCAGACGAGATCCATCGGGAAAACCAAGCTGGCCGTTCATCTTGTGCGAGcgatttatttatttatttattactcttttttgctctttttttttcttgtgttTACCTCCCCTGCTTATCTCTTTTTATGATATCCCCTGAACAGACGACAACCTTCACCCGTCAGTCATCATGCTGGTTCAGTGTGACATGACCAATAACCCTAGAGCGATAAACCATGCCGTGGAAAGTCACACACTTTGCTGTACCGTTATGGAAGGCAGCACGGGAAAGTACTCTGTAACAGGGACAGAAGAGGTGTAGCGTTGATTAGAGTTTTGGGTTGCATCTTTGGCCAGCCAAACGGATCAGAGGAAATACGTAAGGGATGGAA contains:
- a CDS encoding Cullin-associated NEDD8-dissociated protein 2, with translation MATLLPPHPTSQTINSLLGKLSDADPDFRFMSLNDILTVLDNAKHDILLNDYNTAARTVDHIVKALDDQNGEVQNLAIKCLGPLVQKLPPQTIGPLIEKLSTMTPKNSVDNTVPSLALRAVIAALPRPAPGATFWDKTVEDAYNPISRVLIPRLLGKSTQNTKAPASLRLPPFGEGLLDPGSMNIEAVDVLIELVHCFGPMLASYEVEALHEGVVGLLDSESLAYSVKKRAVVAISSLAVYTNDAVLDKFVQLAVAKLGNRATSRSTQRLYITIFGSMARSIPHRFGRHMQDVAPHIISILGEEELEQHMELVNDGADTGPEFNDIREASLVALDSFLASCPVEMRAFTDETISSSLRYLKYDPNYSNDIGDDDEMDEDEDDAMDGFDDDDEFDTGDGFDDDDDASWKVRRCAAKVIHTLIATRSNGDLLDSGVLYNAAASLVKRFDEREETVRLEIIAALSLLVRKTGEGHIPEFSLDSSQVDYLSQLPPSRKRRRQSSGGGAAAIGLATDSRLAGTGLTSPVLEKVPASGPRADLAKMTPAVVKAGTKLLKGKLLSTKQAVINLFDDIVKVQSGGLSGYLDQIMDPTIEAMKPTTTSATSAGLLSSGGSASATPVTLRVAALRLMSDVAKTHSSQLLQPHLSKVVVCVVAVVKDRFYKISAEAIQTVEEIVKAITPPRARKSSGKFKDDLHKLYEVIIDRLVANDADTEVRQKAIHALGTLLARTSSGEGADLLPAAERTKALGYLLERLRNETTRLSAVRAVDNVAASASGDVQFEAQWTQEVVVELAAQLRKSNRALRGASVQALSHLTHSPSVRAHLGDQTVSALIADLQPVILNNDAHLLSPALHVMADLVEKNPKLAVNSQTIAVICELLRTPTAASVLEPLLTLVTRVGQSGIGGPLMAGLLKDVGIGGDPVVVGKVIGNLLVSSGDSAGVTLDSFIAEARNSSSDQARASLALAVLGEAGLRLGAKSPMTPDIFLQQFGTDFDKVSISAAVALGRAGAGNVEQYLPVILEGIGQSGSRQYLLLQSVKEILQQVSSSEMDIAGYLPQIWTHLLNASESEDNKAIVAECIGRLVIIAPQTFVPKLQSLLQDSSQQLRAISIQGLRYTLPESNDAFDAIIKEQLVPILITVLQDKELEIRRLAMTALNSAAHNKPDLILGQLSQLLPHVMKESMKNQSLIREVQMGPFKHTVDDGLEVRKSAYETLYALMETAFSRLDIIQLYDRIIDGLRDDTDIRGLCNLMLSKLVYLAPEETTRRLDAIAAAFRGTLSTKLKENAVKQEIEKQNEANRSVLRVSLLLNEKLLGSLAASGSGSSTAGGPTPVGFSPVWNSYWDTINKDHKVALKELREENMAMRDTGASVR
- a CDS encoding allantoin permease; this translates as MESPPQTRLQRLKTAFSSPRAFNDAIKLESSDSILVNEDLLPSPPSRQTWSVWSFFAYWWSESWNVSTWSIGASLITVGATVRDALLVVFFANLLSAAVMVLNGFAASRYHIGYPVLSRASFGVYGQFFVVVLRSILGIIWGGVQLYFEGQFISICLRCIFPSWDQIPNGIPADQHITTQTMVGFFLAFVFTIPFLFVHTSRIQHLFTVKSIIVPAAGLGIVIWATKNGNGVGSTALDAQAETARTSTSVFAWAIISQFNAIMGANSALLVTIPDIARYSKTRSAQAWGQIIALPVGQTLCASFGIISTSAVINLYGKAYWNPYDLLNGILDQGYTPSARAGVFFAAASFAFATLGTSIACNFIPFAADVTALLPRYLNIVRGQFLCLIVAFAIVPWRIVSSAAGFLNFLNGYSIFQGPVVAIMIVDYFISRRGNLHIPDLFTKSKEGRYYYTGGFNLRAYASFLIGFLLPLPGFIMSFGTTEKSFAASNLYALGWELSFVVGGLSYAVASWLWPMQGDDNTHGFEQAPIEDVRLEADASSMSQAAIFGDK